In Cellvibrio polysaccharolyticus, a genomic segment contains:
- a CDS encoding glycosyltransferase family 2 protein, whose amino-acid sequence MNNGLIGAGVAVVIPCYKVTQHIGGVIAAMPEWVERIYAVDDCCPESSGKFIESKIQDPRLRVIYNEKNKGVGGAVMAGYRAAIEDGMHVVVKVDGDGQMDPALMPDFVHPILAGEADYTKGNRFYNLEEISQMPKIRLFGNAILSLMNKISSGYWDVFDPTNGYTAVHVDVLKKLPFAKISERYFFESDMLFRLNTVRAKVIDIAMDASYGDEESNLKISKIVGEFTKKNIKNTCKRIFYNYYLRDMSVASLELLLAVPLLVFGLIYGVWNWVDFSSKGVTTPTGTVMLAVLPIVIGVQLLLSFLSYDIENVPRRVIHKRRV is encoded by the coding sequence ATGAATAATGGATTAATTGGCGCTGGTGTTGCGGTCGTTATACCTTGTTACAAGGTGACTCAACACATCGGTGGCGTAATTGCAGCCATGCCTGAGTGGGTGGAGCGTATCTACGCAGTAGATGACTGCTGCCCCGAGTCTTCCGGGAAATTCATTGAAAGCAAGATTCAGGACCCGCGTCTGCGAGTTATCTACAACGAAAAAAATAAAGGGGTAGGTGGTGCAGTCATGGCCGGTTACCGCGCAGCGATTGAAGACGGTATGCACGTTGTGGTGAAAGTGGATGGCGACGGACAAATGGATCCGGCACTCATGCCGGACTTTGTGCACCCAATCCTTGCTGGCGAGGCCGACTACACCAAAGGCAATCGGTTCTATAACCTCGAAGAAATCAGCCAAATGCCGAAGATCCGCTTGTTCGGCAATGCCATTCTCTCCTTAATGAACAAAATATCTTCCGGTTATTGGGATGTTTTTGATCCTACCAATGGCTACACGGCTGTGCATGTTGATGTTTTGAAAAAACTGCCTTTTGCAAAAATTAGCGAGCGGTATTTTTTTGAGTCAGATATGTTATTCCGTCTCAATACAGTGCGTGCAAAAGTTATTGATATCGCCATGGACGCATCCTATGGCGATGAAGAAAGTAATCTGAAAATTTCCAAAATTGTGGGAGAGTTTACAAAGAAAAATATAAAAAATACCTGCAAACGAATTTTTTATAATTACTACTTAAGGGATATGTCAGTTGCATCCCTGGAGCTGCTTCTTGCAGTTCCTTTGCTTGTTTTCGGGTTGATTTACGGCGTGTGGAACTGGGTTGATTTTTCGAGCAAGGGTGTAACGACGCCTACGGGTACGGTGATGTTGGCAGTGCTACCTATTGTTATTGGTGTGCAGTTGTTACTTTCATTTTTGTCTTACGATATTGAAAATGTTCCTCGCCGGGTAATACACAAACGCCGTGTCTAG
- a CDS encoding DUF2142 domain-containing protein, with the protein MWEPLIYMRHLFMKPVFLLNNFFSSKSNVLIALLFFIITAFFSSLIPPFQSPDEPDHLKRAYLLAQGRIAMVSPENSSTGGYIDQSLFNYMLVHSRLTGKEHEKVNKAMVNEARQLHWSGNETFVIAPGVNYYFPLVYLPQSIGLKLGQLLDLSIHHSYHLARFMASLSILVMLWYAFSLASPSLLTLGLLCMPPVLFQGISTSQDGVAIALLVLCGSIFIRLMRGMSSSDRNQYIVFMVGLVILLTSRINLIPMLLMPLILAWRYRCRWLWAGFAAATIVVLLWVLYALLSTVDNRVALGASTSTLFFYYLSYPFSFLNIVWASIHDSSLQHFYGFSFVGIMGWLEITIGDQNIKWIGATLAALLLISVSIKRLTQEWQQRATLALVAISSALMVFLLMLVTWTPHPAEVIEGVQGRYLWSSALLLSFALTQGINQLTQPVKIVGISLLLVIVSITLVKLPNVLLERYYIDSNVAEIYRAQSNEKNGFSFQGSILEARHSDFPGSHEGHIDNLTIKDNEVTLVGWGFFSSGSKQFFSNLPDSIPVMYKNILRPDVAAAFNNEAYISSGFELKIRFDSTADLVNIMKDFCLYTEDPEFGSHRIHSSGNSGYQCGVEHHE; encoded by the coding sequence ATGTGGGAACCACTGATTTATATGCGTCATCTATTTATGAAACCTGTTTTTTTATTGAACAATTTTTTCAGTTCAAAGAGCAATGTATTGATTGCTCTTTTATTTTTCATCATTACTGCATTTTTTTCGTCGCTCATCCCTCCTTTTCAATCACCGGATGAACCGGATCATTTAAAACGCGCCTATCTCCTGGCGCAGGGGCGAATCGCAATGGTGAGCCCTGAAAATAGTTCAACGGGAGGTTATATTGATCAGTCCTTATTTAATTACATGCTGGTTCACTCCCGCTTAACCGGCAAGGAGCACGAAAAAGTAAACAAAGCCATGGTGAATGAAGCCAGGCAATTACACTGGTCGGGTAATGAAACCTTCGTCATCGCGCCAGGGGTAAATTACTATTTCCCACTGGTTTATTTACCACAAAGTATCGGCCTGAAGTTGGGGCAACTGCTTGATCTCAGTATTCATCACTCTTACCACCTTGCCCGTTTTATGGCATCGCTGAGTATTTTGGTGATGCTCTGGTATGCATTCAGTCTGGCGTCGCCCAGCCTTCTTACCCTGGGCTTGCTATGCATGCCGCCGGTGCTCTTCCAGGGAATCTCAACCAGCCAGGACGGGGTGGCAATCGCTCTTTTAGTGCTATGTGGTTCAATTTTTATCCGTTTGATGAGAGGCATGTCCAGCAGCGATAGAAACCAATACATTGTATTTATGGTTGGGCTGGTCATATTACTGACAAGCAGAATTAACCTGATACCCATGTTATTGATGCCTCTCATACTGGCATGGCGCTATCGCTGTCGGTGGTTATGGGCAGGGTTTGCGGCGGCAACAATCGTGGTGCTGTTGTGGGTTCTTTATGCGTTGCTGTCTACTGTGGATAATCGCGTAGCCCTTGGTGCCTCAACATCAACTCTGTTTTTTTATTATCTTTCATATCCTTTCAGCTTCCTGAACATTGTCTGGGCCAGTATTCACGACTCTTCTCTGCAGCATTTTTATGGCTTCAGTTTTGTTGGCATTATGGGGTGGTTGGAGATTACGATAGGGGATCAGAATATAAAGTGGATAGGCGCTACGCTTGCGGCGTTGTTGTTGATCTCTGTGAGTATCAAGCGTTTAACTCAAGAGTGGCAGCAACGTGCAACTCTTGCGCTGGTGGCAATTTCCTCTGCATTAATGGTTTTTCTACTCATGTTGGTCACATGGACACCGCACCCGGCTGAAGTTATTGAGGGCGTGCAAGGGCGTTATTTGTGGTCGTCGGCGCTGTTGTTATCTTTTGCTTTAACTCAGGGTATTAATCAACTTACACAGCCAGTCAAAATTGTTGGTATTTCACTCTTGTTGGTTATAGTTTCTATCACCCTTGTAAAGCTGCCCAATGTGCTCCTTGAAAGATACTATATAGATTCCAACGTAGCAGAAATTTACCGTGCACAATCGAATGAAAAGAACGGTTTTTCTTTTCAAGGAAGCATATTGGAAGCGCGTCATTCCGACTTTCCCGGGAGTCACGAAGGTCACATTGATAATCTGACCATTAAAGATAATGAAGTAACCCTGGTCGGATGGGGCTTTTTCTCCAGTGGTAGCAAACAATTTTTCTCAAACCTGCCCGACTCCATTCCTGTTATGTATAAAAATATTCTCAGGCCAGATGTGGCTGCCGCATTTAATAATGAAGCCTATATTTCTTCGGGTTTCGAATTGAAAATACGGTTTGATAGCACCGCTGATCTTGTCAATATAATGAAAGATTTTTGTCTCTATACCGAAGATCCCGAGTTTGGTTCTCACAGAATTCATTCTTCCGGTAATAGCGGTTACCAATGTGGAGTAGAGCATCATGAATAA
- a CDS encoding DUF7657 domain-containing protein encodes MLSRQYLDKFNLAVLAFFIVYVAFCLTPSSYGLVLDMFGHNGEGLWWGSAKAIRSDEWAVWTPYFQAVVNNDFARHNLNSIYHEDFRGFSALPIKDWGLFFKPLLWPFLIMNEAYAFSMHHALIMVAFILGWKQLTEKILPETKTGYVAGIFSLVLFFSGFTQVWWTTLGPIIALTPWLLLAVFWCETISLKKIVVFFYISAAWLLSHTYPPIVISTAYFALLLLLAFNRKLLNIKTIVGLGVGGIAALVVVYLYLEDPIAIMSQTVYPGQRLSLGGDASWLLWLSAFIPYINHSNNEAWILNICEVGAVTSLLPLMAVVFGNYRSLVRTQKTVIAMFIFTIIAMSLWMLVSSPEWLARLTLLDRVPGIRMMWALGLTVNFLAIYALMVCDIRFTLVRALVFLIVSVGIYSAACVLHGQPIGEKSAWELIAPLILIAVAVLAGQQLAGDHTKKLLVLLVTALLINLIYWGTFNPGQSAKPIFSLKQSPALNNLKELGQTHPKGWVAVGGYPGAILQGLGLPSISHVLMMPKSPFFRALFPEMSDNRFRHIFNRYAHIQVADVSEPWTSGFDVIRLPKVVVGPATIIAIESAGMEASDLKHDGFIDQVIEENGWLEVRGWGMFSEESVQLLSNQKKSIKARIERVERPDVAEAKGDPRLNLSGFRLFIHSSEKLPLSSLCLYSDDPAFGRHRLLPTQSAPAYQCGNH; translated from the coding sequence GTGTTGTCACGCCAATATCTGGATAAATTCAATCTGGCCGTTCTGGCCTTTTTTATTGTTTACGTCGCTTTTTGTCTCACCCCTTCGTCATACGGTCTGGTCCTTGATATGTTCGGTCATAACGGGGAAGGCTTGTGGTGGGGTTCCGCCAAAGCCATTCGTTCTGATGAATGGGCGGTCTGGACACCCTATTTCCAAGCGGTTGTTAACAATGATTTTGCCAGACATAACCTGAATTCAATCTATCACGAAGACTTTCGCGGCTTCAGCGCCTTGCCCATTAAAGATTGGGGGCTGTTTTTCAAGCCGCTGTTATGGCCCTTTTTGATTATGAATGAAGCTTATGCATTCTCCATGCATCACGCTTTAATCATGGTTGCTTTTATCCTTGGTTGGAAGCAGCTCACCGAAAAAATACTTCCGGAGACAAAAACCGGCTATGTTGCGGGAATATTTTCCCTTGTTCTTTTTTTTAGTGGTTTTACACAGGTATGGTGGACAACACTTGGGCCAATAATTGCGCTCACACCCTGGTTGTTACTCGCCGTGTTCTGGTGTGAAACCATATCCTTAAAAAAAATAGTCGTCTTTTTTTATATCTCTGCCGCCTGGTTGTTGTCTCATACCTATCCGCCTATCGTCATTTCAACCGCTTATTTCGCCTTATTGTTGCTGCTGGCCTTTAACCGCAAATTGTTAAATATTAAAACTATTGTCGGGCTCGGTGTGGGCGGCATTGCGGCGTTGGTAGTGGTTTATCTTTATCTGGAAGACCCTATCGCGATCATGTCGCAAACTGTTTATCCTGGACAGCGGCTTTCGCTTGGCGGGGATGCTTCCTGGTTGTTATGGTTGTCGGCCTTTATTCCTTATATCAATCACTCCAACAACGAAGCCTGGATTTTGAATATCTGCGAGGTGGGAGCTGTCACAAGCTTGCTACCACTTATGGCGGTAGTTTTCGGTAATTATCGATCCCTTGTAAGGACTCAAAAAACCGTGATAGCAATGTTTATATTCACAATCATTGCTATGTCACTGTGGATGCTGGTGTCCAGTCCGGAATGGTTGGCTCGTTTAACACTGCTCGACCGTGTGCCCGGAATACGCATGATGTGGGCATTAGGTTTAACCGTAAATTTCCTGGCAATTTACGCATTGATGGTCTGCGATATTCGATTCACACTGGTAAGAGCCCTTGTCTTTTTAATAGTTTCAGTTGGTATTTATAGTGCAGCCTGTGTATTACATGGCCAACCTATTGGAGAAAAATCAGCGTGGGAATTGATTGCTCCGCTTATCCTCATCGCTGTGGCGGTACTGGCTGGTCAACAGTTAGCGGGTGATCACACAAAGAAATTGCTGGTATTACTGGTCACAGCCTTATTGATCAATCTCATTTACTGGGGCACTTTCAATCCCGGGCAATCTGCCAAGCCAATCTTTTCTTTAAAACAATCACCGGCGCTGAATAACCTTAAAGAACTTGGGCAAACTCATCCCAAGGGATGGGTGGCTGTTGGCGGCTATCCTGGTGCTATTTTGCAAGGGTTGGGGTTGCCTTCCATATCGCATGTGCTGATGATGCCAAAGTCGCCCTTTTTCAGGGCGTTATTCCCTGAAATGTCGGACAACCGGTTCAGACATATTTTCAATCGCTATGCTCATATTCAAGTTGCGGATGTGAGTGAACCCTGGACATCAGGTTTCGATGTTATTCGCTTGCCGAAAGTGGTGGTTGGTCCTGCAACAATCATCGCTATTGAAAGTGCGGGTATGGAAGCCAGCGATCTGAAGCATGATGGCTTTATTGATCAGGTGATAGAAGAAAACGGCTGGCTTGAAGTACGTGGCTGGGGAATGTTTTCTGAAGAGAGTGTGCAACTTCTGAGCAATCAAAAAAAATCCATTAAAGCACGTATAGAGCGGGTAGAGCGACCCGACGTTGCGGAGGCTAAAGGCGACCCGCGGCTAAATTTATCAGGTTTCCGCCTGTTTATTCACAGCTCTGAAAAGCTGCCGCTCTCAAGTTTATGTTTGTACAGTGATGACCCGGCTTTTGGTCGCCATCGCTTGCTACCGACCCAAAGCGCACCGGCTTACCAATGTGGGAACCACTGA
- a CDS encoding protein-glutamate methylesterase/protein-glutamine glutaminase — protein sequence MPFKVLIVDDSALIRSLLASIIRQSSELELVGAAADPFIAREMILQFKPDVITLDIEMPRMDGLTFLEKLMAARPTPVIMISTLTHSHAEATLRALELGAVDFIEKPSVGIAAGLNEYAEIIIEKLLAAAKASLHNPSRSPASPVAYKTPLVGAEKIIAIGASTGGTEAIKSVLSQLPSNIPGIVITQHMPAGFTESFARRLDRLTRLTVVEAKGEERILPGHVFLAPGDKHLIVARMSNTYITRLNDEPPSLRHKPAVDLLFNSVAAAAGRNAVAVLLTGMGKDGARGMLNIHQQGGHTIAQDEKSCVVFGMPREAIKLGGVNEVIPLNGVGEAIVRNLSR from the coding sequence ATGCCTTTCAAAGTGCTTATTGTGGATGACTCGGCACTGATACGCAGTTTGTTGGCGAGCATTATTCGCCAAAGCAGTGAGCTGGAATTGGTGGGAGCAGCGGCCGATCCGTTCATTGCCCGTGAAATGATTCTTCAGTTCAAGCCGGATGTAATCACGCTGGACATTGAAATGCCTCGTATGGACGGGCTGACCTTTCTTGAAAAACTGATGGCCGCTCGGCCAACCCCGGTGATTATGATTTCTACCTTGACCCACTCACACGCAGAGGCCACCTTGCGGGCGCTGGAGCTGGGTGCGGTGGATTTTATAGAAAAGCCGTCGGTGGGCATCGCGGCGGGTTTGAATGAATACGCTGAGATCATCATTGAAAAACTGCTGGCAGCGGCAAAAGCATCATTACATAATCCTTCCCGTTCGCCAGCCAGCCCGGTTGCCTATAAAACGCCGCTGGTTGGCGCTGAAAAAATAATTGCCATCGGTGCTTCAACCGGAGGAACCGAAGCGATCAAATCGGTGCTGTCGCAACTACCGTCGAATATTCCCGGTATCGTCATCACCCAGCATATGCCCGCCGGATTTACCGAATCCTTCGCCAGGCGCCTGGACCGCCTTACGCGTTTGACGGTGGTTGAAGCCAAAGGAGAGGAGCGCATTTTGCCCGGACACGTTTTCCTGGCTCCGGGCGACAAGCACCTTATTGTGGCTCGAATGAGTAACACCTATATCACCCGGTTGAACGATGAACCCCCCAGCTTGCGCCACAAACCCGCAGTAGACTTGCTCTTCAACTCGGTAGCCGCCGCAGCGGGCAGAAATGCCGTTGCCGTCTTGCTAACCGGCATGGGCAAAGACGGCGCCCGGGGTATGCTCAACATCCATCAACAAGGCGGCCACACCATCGCCCAGGACGAAAAAAGCTGCGTGGTTTTCGGTATGCCGCGAGAGGCGATCAAGTTGGGTGGTGTTAATGAGGTTATTCCTTTAAATGGCGTGGGGGAGGCTATTGTGAGAAATCTTTCCCGTTAA
- the cheD gene encoding chemoreceptor glutamine deamidase CheD — MNEQSVAQMAPNRYFDRYFQQEAVKILPGEFYATQSKRMIVTVLGSCVAVCLRDRRTGFGGMNHFLLPGDVSGSSDFLAESARYGNYAMEMLINQLIKFGASRGQLEAKVFGGANLMQNMTVTNVGQRNAEFTLDYLRMENIPLLAQDLLDVYPRKIYFFPDSGKVLVKKLRVLHNTTIMDRESEYRMRMRLSPKSGEVDFF; from the coding sequence GTGAATGAACAATCTGTGGCACAGATGGCGCCCAACCGTTATTTTGACCGCTATTTTCAGCAGGAGGCGGTGAAAATTTTACCCGGCGAATTTTACGCAACACAGAGCAAGCGGATGATAGTCACTGTGCTGGGTTCTTGTGTTGCGGTTTGCCTTCGCGATAGACGCACCGGTTTTGGCGGTATGAATCACTTTTTATTACCCGGTGATGTTTCCGGTAGCAGTGATTTTTTAGCTGAGTCAGCCCGCTACGGAAACTATGCGATGGAGATGCTAATCAATCAGCTCATTAAATTTGGAGCCAGTCGCGGGCAGTTGGAAGCGAAAGTCTTTGGTGGGGCCAACCTCATGCAGAATATGACCGTTACCAACGTCGGGCAGCGCAATGCGGAATTTACCCTCGACTACCTGCGTATGGAGAATATCCCTTTACTCGCGCAGGACTTGCTGGATGTGTATCCACGTAAAATTTACTTCTTTCCGGACAGCGGCAAAGTGTTGGTGAAGAAGCTGCGGGTACTGCACAACACCACCATTATGGACCGGGAGAGCGAATATCGTATGCGGATGCGGTTATCGCCTAAATCCGGCGAGGTAGACTTTTTCTAA
- a CDS encoding CheR family methyltransferase yields the protein MDETKAFQEFDRYAFSARDFEFIRKLLLAKTGINLSDSKPQMVYSRLSRRLQALHLKTFQEYIQWLQQHPEEHEEFVNALTTNLTAFFREAHHFNILADHALTVFNKRKTLRCWCAAASTGEEPYSIAMTLAETAKKCNASVEIIASDIDSRVLTQAQTGVYDLSRTKNIPEDYLKKYFLKGRGAQTGKVRVSDSLKSMVDFQQINLLDSRWSIKPPFDVIFCRNVMIYFDKKTQLDILQKMVSLLAPDGLYIAGHSESFLHASHLVTLAGKSIYRPVSRSALRE from the coding sequence ATGGATGAAACAAAGGCTTTTCAGGAATTTGACCGCTATGCTTTTTCTGCCAGGGATTTTGAATTTATTCGAAAGCTGCTGCTCGCGAAAACCGGCATCAATCTCTCTGACAGCAAACCGCAAATGGTGTATTCGCGCTTGTCACGCCGGTTGCAAGCGCTGCACCTGAAAACCTTTCAGGAATATATTCAGTGGTTGCAGCAACACCCGGAAGAGCACGAGGAGTTCGTGAATGCATTAACGACCAACCTGACCGCGTTTTTTCGAGAGGCACACCATTTCAATATATTGGCTGACCATGCGTTAACTGTTTTTAATAAGAGAAAAACATTGCGTTGCTGGTGTGCCGCCGCCAGTACCGGCGAAGAACCTTACTCCATTGCCATGACGCTGGCGGAGACCGCAAAAAAATGTAATGCATCGGTAGAGATCATCGCATCGGATATTGACAGCCGGGTGCTCACTCAGGCACAAACCGGGGTTTATGATCTTTCGCGCACAAAGAACATTCCCGAAGACTATTTAAAAAAATACTTTCTCAAAGGGCGGGGTGCTCAAACGGGCAAGGTCAGGGTAAGCGATTCCCTGAAAAGTATGGTTGATTTTCAACAGATCAATTTGCTGGATAGCCGTTGGTCAATAAAACCTCCTTTTGATGTTATTTTTTGTCGCAATGTCATGATCTATTTTGACAAAAAAACGCAGCTGGACATTCTGCAGAAAATGGTGAGCCTGTTAGCTCCTGATGGTTTATACATTGCCGGGCACTCTGAAAGTTTTTTGCATGCCAGCCACCTTGTTACGTTGGCTGGTAAATCCATTTACCGCCCGGTATCCCGGAGCGCACTCCGTGAATGA
- a CDS encoding methyl-accepting chemotaxis protein, with protein sequence MNLFKSSQQINQEVARQKLQRQMTSALDATSSSVMIADAGRIIVYMNEAVKKLLREAEADIREVLPHFSVDRIINTSMDSFHRNPAHQQQLLEKLSSTYTSNITVGKRNFRLIANPIFSDSGERLGSVVEWQDTTKEVAAEHAMSRMLGALEATTTNVMIADNDRKIIYMNKSVDRMLRGAESDLRKVLPHFSVDTIVGSNMDIFHKNPAHQQALLEKLTSTYVGNIVVGNRHFRLVANPIFTADGKRLGSVVEWLDRTQEVAVQAEVNQLVLAAANGNFSQRIAIEGKNDFFLTLAEGLNTLVETAEKGLTDVSRVLGAVAKGDLTENIVADYQGTFGELKEYCQNTTASLSTMIGEIRSAAETIFTASSEIASGNADLSSRTEQQASNLEQTASSMEELTSTVKLNADNAKQANTLAEQASNVATEGGELIQQVVATMNAINESAQKISDIIGVIDGIAFQTNILALNAAVEAARAGDQGRGFAVVASEVRTLAQRSASAAKDIKGLISDSVKKIENGNVLVSKSGNTMKEIVTAIKRVNDIMSEIASASAEQSLGIQEVSTAVSQMDDMTQQNAALVEQAAAAAESLQSQADQLTRRVALFSLNTDANQPLAVSNRLLAKPAKQLAKTPSKTSPALSKKSQGSDDWEEF encoded by the coding sequence ATGAATCTTTTTAAATCCTCGCAGCAAATTAATCAGGAAGTCGCCAGACAAAAACTGCAGCGACAAATGACCTCGGCACTGGATGCAACCTCATCCAGTGTGATGATTGCGGACGCCGGCCGCATCATTGTTTATATGAATGAAGCCGTGAAAAAACTGCTACGTGAGGCGGAGGCAGACATTCGCGAGGTGTTGCCACATTTCTCGGTGGATAGAATTATCAACACCAGCATGGACAGCTTTCACCGTAACCCTGCACATCAGCAGCAACTGCTGGAGAAATTATCGTCCACCTACACCTCCAATATCACCGTCGGAAAACGAAATTTCCGTTTGATTGCCAACCCGATATTTTCCGATTCAGGGGAGCGCCTTGGTTCGGTGGTTGAGTGGCAGGACACCACAAAAGAGGTTGCCGCCGAGCATGCGATGAGCCGTATGCTCGGCGCGCTGGAAGCCACCACAACCAATGTGATGATTGCCGACAATGATCGGAAAATTATCTATATGAATAAATCGGTGGACCGTATGTTGCGCGGCGCCGAGTCAGATTTACGTAAAGTGCTACCGCATTTTTCGGTGGATACCATCGTTGGCAGCAACATGGATATCTTCCATAAAAACCCGGCCCACCAACAAGCCTTGTTGGAAAAGCTGACCAGTACCTACGTGGGCAATATTGTGGTGGGCAACCGTCACTTTCGGCTGGTAGCCAACCCGATCTTTACTGCCGATGGCAAGCGTTTGGGCTCGGTGGTTGAATGGCTGGATCGCACCCAGGAAGTGGCTGTGCAAGCCGAAGTAAATCAGCTCGTGCTGGCGGCTGCCAATGGCAATTTCTCACAGCGTATTGCCATTGAAGGTAAAAACGATTTCTTTTTGACATTGGCGGAGGGCCTGAACACGCTGGTTGAAACCGCAGAAAAAGGTTTAACGGATGTTAGCCGGGTATTGGGTGCTGTGGCCAAAGGTGATCTCACCGAAAACATTGTGGCAGATTACCAGGGCACCTTTGGTGAATTAAAGGAATATTGCCAGAATACCACCGCCAGCCTCTCAACAATGATTGGCGAAATTCGCAGTGCAGCGGAAACCATTTTTACCGCATCCAGTGAAATTGCCTCAGGCAATGCCGATCTCTCTTCCCGAACCGAGCAACAAGCTTCCAACCTCGAGCAAACCGCTTCCAGTATGGAAGAGTTGACCTCCACCGTGAAACTGAATGCCGATAATGCGAAGCAAGCCAACACGCTTGCCGAACAAGCCTCCAATGTTGCCACCGAAGGCGGCGAGTTGATTCAGCAGGTGGTTGCTACCATGAATGCGATTAATGAATCAGCGCAAAAAATTTCCGACATTATTGGTGTCATTGACGGTATTGCTTTTCAGACCAATATCCTTGCGCTCAATGCGGCCGTCGAAGCGGCAAGAGCCGGAGATCAGGGGCGTGGTTTTGCGGTAGTCGCTTCAGAGGTCCGTACACTTGCGCAGCGGTCGGCCAGTGCCGCGAAAGATATCAAAGGCCTCATCTCCGATTCCGTGAAAAAAATAGAAAACGGCAATGTACTGGTGAGTAAATCCGGAAATACCATGAAGGAAATTGTGACCGCTATCAAGCGCGTCAATGACATCATGTCGGAAATTGCCTCTGCCTCTGCCGAGCAATCGTTGGGGATTCAGGAGGTTTCAACCGCGGTCAGTCAAATGGATGATATGACCCAGCAAAATGCTGCGTTGGTGGAGCAGGCAGCGGCTGCCGCAGAAAGCTTGCAGTCGCAGGCCGACCAGCTCACCCGCCGGGTAGCCTTGTTCAGTTTAAATACGGATGCCAACCAACCGTTAGCCGTATCCAACCGCCTGCTTGCCAAACCGGCTAAACAGCTGGCGAAAACACCGTCAAAAACATCACCGGCACTATCCAAAAAGTCTCAAGGGAGTGACGACTGGGAGGAGTTTTAG
- a CDS encoding chemotaxis protein CheW encodes MTASASVATDNNRVREYLTFRLGDEHYAIDILTVKEIRGYESVTRIANAPEHVKGIINLRGEIVPIVDLRLCFGVGNSVYNEFTIVIVLHIHQRIVGIVVDSVSDVITLDQAELKPPPDFGVAFDHRYLIGLAAVHDDMIIVVDIGKMISSDELGLVDAQ; translated from the coding sequence ATGACGGCATCAGCCAGTGTTGCTACGGATAATAACCGGGTGCGGGAATACCTGACTTTTCGGCTGGGTGACGAACATTATGCTATTGATATTCTCACCGTTAAGGAAATTCGCGGCTACGAATCGGTAACGCGTATCGCCAATGCCCCGGAGCATGTCAAAGGCATTATTAATTTGCGCGGTGAAATTGTGCCCATCGTGGATTTACGCCTCTGTTTCGGGGTTGGTAACAGCGTTTACAACGAATTCACCATCGTCATTGTTCTGCATATCCACCAACGGATTGTCGGTATCGTGGTGGATAGCGTTTCCGATGTGATTACTTTGGATCAGGCTGAGCTTAAGCCCCCGCCTGATTTTGGTGTAGCTTTTGACCATCGTTATTTGATTGGTTTGGCGGCAGTGCACGACGACATGATTATCGTCGTTGATATAGGAAAAATGATCAGCAGTGATGAGTTGGGGTTGGTGGACGCTCAATAG